The following DNA comes from Gemmatimonadaceae bacterium.
CGTGATGTACATACTCGACTATTCGCTCGACAACCTGTCGCTGATGGCGCTGACGCTCGCCGTGGGCTTCGTGGTCGACGACGCGATCGTGATGCTCGAGAACATCGTGCGCCACATGGAGATGGGAAAACCGCCGATGAAAGCGGCGGTGGACGGCGCGGCCGAGGTCGGGTTTACGATCCTCTCAATGACCGTGTCGCTGACCGCGGTCTTTATTCCCATTCTGTTCCTGGGCGGCATCGTCGGCCGGCTGTTCCACGAGTTCGCCGTCACGATCGCGGTGTCGATCCTGGTGTCGGGATTCGTGTCGCTGACGCTGACGCCGATGCTGTCGAGCCGCTTCCTGAGGCCGCACGCGCACGACGAGAAACACAACAAGGCCTATCAGGTTACCGAGGCGGGATACGAGTGGATCCTTGGCAAATACAAGGGTGCGCTCGAGTGGGTGATGCTCCACCGCGTGACCACGATGGTGTTCTCGGTCGGCATTCTCGCGGGCACGGTCGTGTTGTTCATGCTCATTCCGAAGGGCTTCATTCCCAGCCAGGACACGGGTCAGCTCTTCGTGACGACGGAGACCGCGCAGGGCACGTCGTTCGACGACATGGTGATGCATCAGAAGCAAGTGAACGCCATTCTCGCCGCGGATACGAACATCGCGGGCTTTTACTCGGCGGTCGGCGGCAGCTCGACGATCTCCGGCACGAATCAGGGTCGCCTGCTGATCGGCCTTCGCCCCCGCGACGAGCGGTTGAGCGTCGACGAGATGATCAAGGAGCTGCGGCCGAAGCTCGCGAAGATTCCTGGGATCGTCGTGTACCTCCAGAATCCGCCGCCGATTCAGATCGGCGGCCGTGTGTCGAAGAGCTTGTATCAGTTCACGATGCAGGGTTCTGACATCAACGCGCTGTATCCGGCCGCGGAGCAGCTCGTGACCGAAGCGCGCAAGTCGCCGCTCCTGCAGGACGTGACCAGCGATCTTCAGCTGGGCAATCCGCAGGCGAGTGTGTCGATCGACCGCGAGCGCGCGGCCTCGCTAGGCGTGGACGCGACGCAGATCGAAACGGCGTTGTACGACGCGTACGGTTCGCGGCAGGTGTCGACGATCTACACGCCCGACGACGAGTACTGGGTGGTGATGGAACTCGAGCCGCAGTATCAGCTCGATCTGTCGGCGATGAGCATGTTGTACATACGCTCCAAGACCGGGACGCTCGTGCCGCTGAACGCCGTGGCGTCGATCACGCAGAGCGCGGGCGCGCTGAGCGTGAATCACTCGGGCCAGCTGCCGTCGGTGACGCTCTCGTTCAATCTGCGGCCCGGCGTCGCGCTCGGTGAGGCGACGACGGAAGTGCAGAAGCTCGCCGACAAGCTTCTGCCGTCGTCGATCAGCACCGGCTTCAGTGGTACCGCGCAAGCCTTCCAGTCGACGCAGGCGGGCATGCTCGCGCTGCTCGGCATCGCGATCTTCGTGATCTACGTCGTGCTCGGCATTCTCTATGAGAGTTTCATTCATCCGATCACGATTCTCTCGGGCCTGCCGTTCGCCGCGTTCGGCGCGCTGCTCACGCTCATGATCTTCAAGATCGATCTCAGCGTGTACGCGTTCGTCGGCATCATCCTGCTCGTGGGCCTCGTGAAGAAGAACGCGATCATGATGATCGACTTCGCGCTCGAGGCGGAACGGAGCGAAGGCCGCACGCCGGCCGAAGCGATCGTGCACTCGTGTCTCATCCGCTTCCGTCCGATCATGATGACGACGATGGCCGCGCTCATGGGCACGATCCCGATCGCCGTGTCGCAGGGCGCCGGCTCCGAGTCGCGCCGTCCGCTTGGCGTCGCCGTCGTCGGCGGTCTCGCGTTCTCGCAGTTCATCACGCTGTTCGTGACGCCGGTCGTCTACACCTATATGGATACGGCGAGTCATCGCGCGAGCAAGTGGATCAGCGGCTTCAGCAAGCGGAAGCCGGGTGACGGCGTTCCTGCGCCGGCCGGCGTGATGGCGACGCAACCCGCGGCGGCGGTGAAGTCCAGCGGAGACGCCGCGGATTAGCGCTGGGCGTCGGGCGATGGGCGTGACAGCCGAATGAATCTTTCCGCGCTTGCGCATTGGGAATCGGCGGTGCTCGCAAGCATCGTCGGCGCCTCGGGCACCATCGACGAACGCGACGCGCAGATCACGCGCTCCGGGATGTACGCGGAGTATCCGGCGATCTTCCGCTCATATGTAGAATTGGCTCGTGACAGCGCGGACCCGGCCATCGCGCTCGAAGCGTTGAAGCGCGCGGTGTTCGTCGCCTGGGCTTCGTTCGGCGCGCTGCCGGTGGACACGGGCATCACCGAGCTTCCGGAAACCGAAGTGCGCGAGCTCATGGGACAGTTGGATGCGGATCTGGCGGCCGGCCGCGCCGATGACGAGCTGCGCTTCATGCTGGCGTGGTATCGTGACGCGTTCGGCTATGTGTTCGACCACTTCGGCCCCGTGCGGTCGCTCGATGCATTCATTAGAGATATCTCATCGGAGGACGTGCGCCGTCGCGGCGCCGACGTCATCGGCGGCGGCGAGCGCGGGCAGATGGGCCGCTACTGGGCCGGGCTGCTGGTGCGGAGATAAGCCAATGCTCGCCGATCGCCCTGGCATGTCACGACGCATTGTCGGGTTTCACACCGACGACGAGCAGCATTGGGTCGCCGACCTCGAGTGCGGTCACACGCAGCACGTTCGACATGATCCGCCCTGGCAGCAGCGGCCCTGGGTCATTACGCCCGAAGGGCGCGCGAGCTGGATTGGCCGACCGCTCTCCTGTGTGAAGTGCGTGGACGAAGGACGCGCGCCGTGACAGCGCGGTCGCCGCGCGTCTTTCTGACGGCCGAATGGCGTCATCTCGCGCTGCTCAACTACCGGGTCGATCCGTTGGTGCTCGAGCCGTACGTCCCGCGCGGCACGGAGCTCGATCTGTGGGAGGGCGGCGCCTACGTCAGCGTCGTCGGGTTTCTCTTTCAACGAATGCGTGCGCTCGGGGTGCCGATTCCCCTGCACGCCGAATTCACTGAAGTGAACTTGCGCTTCTATGTTCGGCGCGAGGTGGCCGGCGAAACGCGCCACGGGGTGACGTTCATCCGCGAGCTCGTGTCGTCGCCGCTCATCGCGGGTGCCGCGAAAATGCTCTACAACGAACCGTATGCGCGCGCGGAGATGAGCAGCGACGTTCGCGCCGACGGCGCGACCTACGGCTGGCGATATCGCGCGCGAGACGGCGTACTTCGCGTGCGGCCGTCGACCACCGCGCAAATCGCGCGGGCGGGCTCGGACGAAGAATTCATGACGACGCGCCATTGGGGATACACCGCGCAGCGCGACGGCTCGACCATCGAGTACCATGTCGGCCATGCGCCCTGGATGGTGCAGCGGTGCGCCGATGCCGAGTTGAGCGGCGACCGCGCGATGGTGTTCGGTAATGTTTTCGCCAACGTACTGTTCGATCGTCCGCACAACGCCATGTTCGCGAACGGTTCCGCGGTCACACTCTCATTCCCAACGCGAATCGCATGAACGAAACGCGAGAGGAGACGCCGTATTCGGGAACGGTCGTCGCCGTCAGTCGCAGCGATGCGCACTCATTCAGCAAACAACCGTGCGCGTCGATTCGGCTGATCCGTGGGGAAGGCGTTGAAGGCGACGCGCATCGCGGTGTGACGGTGAAACATCGCTCGCGCGTCGCGCGCGATCCGAACCAGCCGAACTTGCGGCAGGTCCATCTCATTCATTCGGAATTGCTGGATGAATTGCACGAGGCCGGTTTCTCCATTGCGCCCGGCGAGTTGGGCGAAAATGTCACGACGCGCGGCATCGCTCTTCTCGAACTGCCGAAGGGAACGCGCCTCTGTATGGGAGCCGAGGCGATCGTGGAGCTTACAGGACTCCGGAATCCGTGCGTACAAATCGATCGCTTTCAGTCGGGCTTGCTTTCCGCCGTCATCGGGCGCGATGAAGCAGGCCGAATCACCCGCAAAACTGGCGTCATGAGCGTCGTCGTTCGCGACGGAGAGATCCACCGCGGCGATCCGATTCGCGTCGAGCTTCCTGCCGAGCCGCATCGCCCACTCGACGTCGTGTAAGCTCTCAGACATCTCTCATAACACCCGCAAAACGCGAGCAGAAACGCGTTGCGGCGCAGCCCGCGCGCGCGTCTCAGTTACATGACGAAGCTCGCAATTTCTGCACGTGCATTTACTGTCGCCGCGGCCGCATTGCTCGGCCTTGCCGCGGCGTGTTCTGATTCTTCAGTTGCTCCGCCGGTCGCCACGACGCTCACGCTGTCGGCCTCGGCCATTTCGCTCGATGCAATCGGCGCCACGCAGACCGTGACCGCGGTCGTCAACGATCAGCATGGCCAGCCAATGGCCACTGCGCCGATTACGTGGACCGCAAGCGCGGCGAACGTGCTGGTGACGGGTACGGCCGGCACGGCGACGATCGCCGCCGCCGCGAACGGAACCGCGACGGTGACGGCGACATCTGGAAAGGCGACGGCAACCATCACGGTGACCGTCGCGCAAATTCCCACCGCACTCCAGAAGCTTGGTGGCGACGCACAACTCGGCGCCGTCAACACGACGCTCGTTCAGCCCGTCGGCGTTCGTGTCGTCGATCGACTCAATTCGCCGGTGGCGAATCAAGGTGTGACGTTCACCATCGCGTCGGGCGGCGGCAGCGTCGCGTCGACGACCGTCACCACCGGCAACGACGGTGTTGCAGCGACGACCTGGACGCTCGGCAAGATCGCATCGTCGACGCAGCAGTTGACCGTGGTCGCCGGCAGTCTGGCGCCGTTGACGTATTCGGCGACCGCCGTAGCCGGCGCGCCCGCCAACGTCCTCGTGGCGGGCGGCGACAAGCAGAGCGCCGTGGCCGGCGCAGCACTTGCGACGGCGCCGCAGGTCTTGGTCACCGACGCGTTCACGAATCCGGTGAGCAATGCGACGGTCACGTTCACGCCCGTCGGTGACGGCAGCATTCAATTCCCGACGGCGACAACGAACGCGAGTGGTATCGCGTTCGCCGGCCGATGGACGCTCGGCACGACGGTCGGTACGAAATCGCTCATCGCCAGTGTCGGCGCCGTGTCGGTGACATTCACCGCGAGCGCCACTGGTGGTGCGCCGAGTAGTGTGAAGATCAATGCGGGAAACAATCAGACAGCGGCGGCGGGTAGCGCGGTAGCGACGGCGCCGTCGGTCAAGGTCACCGATGCGTTGGGAAACGCCGCCGCGGGTGCGGTGGTGACGTTCGCCGTCGCGAGTGGCGGCGGTTCGGTGACCGGTGGGACGACGACGACGGATGCAAGTGGTGTCGCGACTGTCGGCCGATGGACGCTCGGTTCCGCCGCGGGAACGAACACGCTGACGGCCACGGTCGCGAACGTATCGCCGGTGACGTTCACCGCCACCGCGACGTCCACGACGCCCGCGGCGGTGAGTGCGCTGTTCGTGAGCGCGGGCGCGAACCAGGCTGCAACCGCGGGGACCGCAGTGCCGAATGCACCGTCCATCGTCGCGCGCGATGCGGCCGGCAATCCCGTTTCCGGCGTTACCATCACGTTCACCGCGTCGGACGGCGGAACGATCGGTGGCTCGACCTCGGCGACCGTGAAGACAAACACATCGGGCGTCGCGGCGCCCGGCGCGTGGATTCTTGCCTCCACCGCGACGCTCAACACACTCACGGCGAGCACGCCAGGCGTCAGCGCGGTGCAGTTGAACGCCGCGGCGTGTGAGCCGCCGAATGCGGCGGGGTTCACGATCACACTGTGTTATCGCACCTCGATGACGGCGTCGCAGCGCGCCGCGTTCGTCAACGCGGCGGCGCGGTGGCGTTCGATCATTACCGCGAAGCTGCCCGACGTGCCGGTGAACATCAGCGAAGGCGCGTGCGATACCGGGACGCCGAGTTTGACGAACATGACCATCGACGACGTGATGATCTTCGCCGGCATCGAGCCAATCGATGGCGCGGGATCCATTCTTGGCTCCGCGGGATGGTGCTTTCGACGCACCGGCGGATTGCCCGTACTCGGCAACATGAGCTTTGACGTGGCCGACATGGCGACGCTCGAGGCGAACGGCACGCTCAACGCGGTGATACTCCACGAGATGGGCCACGTGCTTGGCATCGGCACGATGTGGACGACGCTCGGCCTGCTGCAGAATCAGTCGACGTCGAGCGTGGTCAACGACACGTATTTCAGCGGAACCGCGGCCGTTGCGGCGTTCAACCAGGTCGGCGGCGCGACGTACACGCTGGGTCAGAAGGTGCCCGTCGAGAACACGGGTGGGTCGGGGACGATCAATGCGCACTGGCGCGAGAGCGTGCTGCGCAACGAGTTGATGACCGGCTTCCTGAACAGCGGCACCAATCCGCTGAGCGTCGTCACGATCGGGTCGCTGCAGGATCTTGGGTACTCGGTGAACATGGCGGCGGCCGACCCGCTGAGTCTCACGCTGTCGATTCAGTCGACCCTGGCGCCCGGGGCCGCCACCGTCTCGGTGATGAACGACGGGTTCCGGGGCAAGCAGTCGACGATCGATTCCTTCGGTCGCGTGACGCGCATTCGGTAACTCGCCGAAGCCACGGCGCCACCCCGGAAGCGCCAAAACGAAGCGCTCCCCCTGCCCGTAGTCCAAAGGCAGGGGTCGGGGCGGCCGTTCCAAGCAACCATCCGTTGTCGCGGGTGTCCAAGTAGACGCGTGTCCCTTCGTTAGGATGGGATGAAGATGGGCATAACCATCTAACGACACCAACGCCCGCGTCTTAACGTTGTGGTGAACGGGTCGCCTAACTCTCTGCGGGAAAACTGTTTCCGGGTCCCGGGTGTCCAACGCTTCGTAGTCTCACGTTCTCCCGACAGACGATGCCTTTCCTTTCCGCGCGCGGGCGGCGCGTCGCGCTTCGCCGCCCGATGCGTTCGATACGTTCGATACGTTCGATGCGTTCCGGCTTCACGCTCATCGAGATCCTGGTCGTGATCGTGGTGATCGCGATCCTGGCCACACTCGTCGCGCCAAACATTTTCCAACACGTCGGCGCGGCGAAGGATGCCACGGCGAAGTCGCAGATCGAGATGCTCAGCGCGGCGCTCGACGCGTATCGTCTGGACAACGGGCACTATCCGAGCACGGAGCAAGGCCTCAACTCCCTCTGGGAGAAGCCGACGATCGATCCCCCGGAGAACTGGCGCGGACCCTACCTGCGAAAGCCGGTGCCGGCCGATCCCTGGAACCGGGCCTACATCTACCTCTTTCCCGGGCAGCAGAACGTGAACGGCTACGACCTCCTGTCGTATGGCTTGGACGGCAAGCCGGGCGGCGACGGCGAGGATGCGGACATCACGAGCTGGAAGTGACTAAGCGTCCGTTGTCATTCTGAGGGCAGTCACCCGTTGTCATCCTGAGCGCAGTCACCTGTTGTCATCCTGAGCGCAGCGAAGGATCTCCTTCCTTTAGCAATCTCTAATGCCCACCTACGCCTACCAAGCAGTCGACGGAACGGGAAAGCGCACGCGTGGGCACGCGCAGGCGGCCAGCACCGGCGCGCTGACGCGCACGCTGGAGGAGCGCGGCCTGTTCGTGGTCGACGTCGCCGAATCCGCGACGGCGAACGCGGGCAAGCGCAGCGGGTTTCGCATCGGCCGCCGCCGCGAGGTGCTCGAGGTGACGCGCGCGCTTGCCGCGCTGCTTCCGGTCGGCATGCCGCTCGCCCACGCGCTCAACGCGGCGTCCGGCGTCGCGACCGGCGACGTGCGCGATGCACTGCAAGCCGTGCGCGAACGCGTCGAACGCGGCGATCCGCTCTCGGTGGCGCTGGCTGAGCACCGCTCGTTGTTCTCGCCGCTTTACGTGGGACTGGTGCGCGCCGGCGAAAAGAGCGGCGACCTCGATGCCGCGTTCGCTCGGCTGTCGCAACAGCTCGAGCGCGACGAGCAGCTTCGCGGAAAAGTGTTGTCGGCGGCGATCTATCCGCTGTTGCTGGCCACCGCCGGCTCGATCGCGGTGACGGTGCTCCTGTTTTTCGTGCTGCCGCGCTTCGTTACGCTGCTCGAGGGCAGCGGCGCCAAGCTGCCACGATCCACCGCCACGCTGCTCGCGCTGTCCTCGGCGCTGCATCGCGGATGGCCGTTCCTCTTTCTCGTGCCCCTCGCCATTGCCGCCTTTGCGGCCTGGGTCGCGAACACGGAAGACGGCCGGCGTGTGTGGTCGAACGTGCTGCTCGCGCTTCCCGGCGTCGCCACGTTGCGACGCTATGCGCTGGCCGGCCGATTCGCGCGGCTCGTCGGCGTACTGCTTGGCGGGGGCGCGCCGCTGCTCACCGCGCTAGATGACACCATCGAATCGATCGGCGATCCGGTCGCGCGCGACGACACGCTGCGCATTCGCACGCGTGTGCGCGAAGGCAGCTCGCTTCGCGGCGCGCTCGGCGACAGTCGGCTGTTTCCGCCGATGCTCGCGCAGCTCGTCGGCGTCGGCGAAGACGCCGGGCAATTGCGCGAATTCCTGATGAAGGCGGCGGACATCTTCGAGGAGCGTACCGAACGAGCCACGCAGCGCCTCGCAACGTTCGCCGAGCCGGCGATGATCGTGATGTTTGGCGCCATTGTCGCTTTCGTCGCGCTGTCGTTGCTGCAGGCGATCTACGGCATCAACGCGAACTCGTTCAAATGAGCCATTCGCGGTGCGCGCGGCGGAGCGGGTTCACGCTCTGGGAGCTGACGATGGTGCTGCTCGTGATGAGCATCGCCGCCACGCTCGCCGCGCCGGCGTTCGCGCGGCTCGTGGATGAACGCCCGAAAACCGGCGCCGACGCCGTTGTGGGTTTGTTGCGTGATGCGCGCAAGGCCGCGATCGACTACAACGCAACGGTAACGCTGCGGCTCGATCCAACGACGCTCAAGTATCAACTGGATACGTCGGGCGCCTATGGCGTGGGCACGTTGGCGACCGGCGTGCTCGACATCGGCATGTCGGCAACACTCGTGACGGACCAGCCGCGGCTGCATTACGTATTTCGGCCGGCCGGCGCGGCCTTCGCCGACACCGTGATCGTACGCGGCGCGGGAATGCGCACCGTGCGCGTGGACCCCTGGAGCGGAGTCGCGCGTGCGGATTCGCTCTAGCAAGCGTCGCGTGCGCGCCGGATTCTCACTCATGGAAGCGGTCGTCGCGGTCGCCATCGTCGGCATGACCGCGGTCAGCGCGCTCGAGGCGGTCGGGGGCGACATGCGAACGGCGGCGCGCTCGAAGCGAGCGATCGAGGCTGAAGCGCTCGCGACGTCGCGCCTCGAGTTTTTGAATTTGCTCACGGATCGCGAGCTGCAATCGCTTCCGGATTCCGTGCAAAGCGGCAAGTTCGCGAAGCCGCTCGACGAGTATGCGTGGAAGACGACGTCGACGCCGTTCGCCGATCAGGCGGGTGTCTACGACGTTCGCGTGATCGTCACGTGGCCCGGCGGTGAGTACACGCTCAAATCGTATCAGTATCGCATACCGCCCGTGGTGAGCCGCCGATGAAAGCCGCTCGACCGCGCCGCGGCATGACGCTCATGGAGCTCGTGATCGGGCTTGCGATCACCGGGATGATGGCCGCGGCGGGGGCCGGCGCGTTCGGGTCGGTGATCGATCATCGTCGTACGATCGAGACCGCGTCCGTGGCGCTCGAGCGTTCGAGCGCACTGCGCGACATCGTCGAATCGT
Coding sequences within:
- a CDS encoding prepilin-type N-terminal cleavage/methylation domain-containing protein; this encodes MRIRSSKRRVRAGFSLMEAVVAVAIVGMTAVSALEAVGGDMRTAARSKRAIEAEALATSRLEFLNLLTDRELQSLPDSVQSGKFAKPLDEYAWKTTSTPFADQAGVYDVRVIVTWPGGEYTLKSYQYRIPPVVSRR
- a CDS encoding DUF3565 domain-containing protein, with the protein product MSRRIVGFHTDDEQHWVADLECGHTQHVRHDPPWQQRPWVITPEGRASWIGRPLSCVKCVDEGRAP
- a CDS encoding efflux RND transporter permease subunit, with product MNFSELFIRRPVTTVLVMAGILFFGITAYRRLPVSDLPTVDYPTITVNASLPGASPETMASAVATPLEKQFSTIAGIDNMTSTSTLGSCSITIQFTLDRSIDAAAQDVQAMIAKTLKNLPPGIIPPSYQKVNPADQPIVFYGFTSDLMPISTLDKYAESFMAQRISMIPGVAQVNVYGSAKYAVRVQVDPNTLASRQIGIDEVADAINSQNVNLPTGVLNGPNKTYTVQANGQLDNAASFARLVVAYRNGAPVHLGELGLVLDDVQNNKSIAWFAEKSHFTRGVILAIQRQPGTNTVAVADAVKATMNQLQKQIPASVNMTLMYDRSATIRESVSDVKFTLVLTLFLVIAVIFLFLRNVSATLIPSLALPISVIGTFAVMYILDYSLDNLSLMALTLAVGFVVDDAIVMLENIVRHMEMGKPPMKAAVDGAAEVGFTILSMTVSLTAVFIPILFLGGIVGRLFHEFAVTIAVSILVSGFVSLTLTPMLSSRFLRPHAHDEKHNKAYQVTEAGYEWILGKYKGALEWVMLHRVTTMVFSVGILAGTVVLFMLIPKGFIPSQDTGQLFVTTETAQGTSFDDMVMHQKQVNAILAADTNIAGFYSAVGGSSTISGTNQGRLLIGLRPRDERLSVDEMIKELRPKLAKIPGIVVYLQNPPPIQIGGRVSKSLYQFTMQGSDINALYPAAEQLVTEARKSPLLQDVTSDLQLGNPQASVSIDRERAASLGVDATQIETALYDAYGSRQVSTIYTPDDEYWVVMELEPQYQLDLSAMSMLYIRSKTGTLVPLNAVASITQSAGALSVNHSGQLPSVTLSFNLRPGVALGEATTEVQKLADKLLPSSISTGFSGTAQAFQSTQAGMLALLGIAIFVIYVVLGILYESFIHPITILSGLPFAAFGALLTLMIFKIDLSVYAFVGIILLVGLVKKNAIMMIDFALEAERSEGRTPAEAIVHSCLIRFRPIMMTTMAALMGTIPIAVSQGAGSESRRPLGVAVVGGLAFSQFITLFVTPVVYTYMDTASHRASKWISGFSKRKPGDGVPAPAGVMATQPAAAVKSSGDAAD
- a CDS encoding prepilin-type N-terminal cleavage/methylation domain-containing protein, which encodes MSHSRCARRSGFTLWELTMVLLVMSIAATLAAPAFARLVDERPKTGADAVVGLLRDARKAAIDYNATVTLRLDPTTLKYQLDTSGAYGVGTLATGVLDIGMSATLVTDQPRLHYVFRPAGAAFADTVIVRGAGMRTVRVDPWSGVARADSL
- a CDS encoding MOSC domain-containing protein — encoded protein: MNETREETPYSGTVVAVSRSDAHSFSKQPCASIRLIRGEGVEGDAHRGVTVKHRSRVARDPNQPNLRQVHLIHSELLDELHEAGFSIAPGELGENVTTRGIALLELPKGTRLCMGAEAIVELTGLRNPCVQIDRFQSGLLSAVIGRDEAGRITRKTGVMSVVVRDGEIHRGDPIRVELPAEPHRPLDVV
- a CDS encoding DUF2071 domain-containing protein, translated to MTARSPRVFLTAEWRHLALLNYRVDPLVLEPYVPRGTELDLWEGGAYVSVVGFLFQRMRALGVPIPLHAEFTEVNLRFYVRREVAGETRHGVTFIRELVSSPLIAGAAKMLYNEPYARAEMSSDVRADGATYGWRYRARDGVLRVRPSTTAQIARAGSDEEFMTTRHWGYTAQRDGSTIEYHVGHAPWMVQRCADAELSGDRAMVFGNVFANVLFDRPHNAMFANGSAVTLSFPTRIA
- the gspG gene encoding type II secretion system major pseudopilin GspG, encoding MRSGFTLIEILVVIVVIAILATLVAPNIFQHVGAAKDATAKSQIEMLSAALDAYRLDNGHYPSTEQGLNSLWEKPTIDPPENWRGPYLRKPVPADPWNRAYIYLFPGQQNVNGYDLLSYGLDGKPGGDGEDADITSWK
- a CDS encoding type II secretion system F family protein, with product MPTYAYQAVDGTGKRTRGHAQAASTGALTRTLEERGLFVVDVAESATANAGKRSGFRIGRRREVLEVTRALAALLPVGMPLAHALNAASGVATGDVRDALQAVRERVERGDPLSVALAEHRSLFSPLYVGLVRAGEKSGDLDAAFARLSQQLERDEQLRGKVLSAAIYPLLLATAGSIAVTVLLFFVLPRFVTLLEGSGAKLPRSTATLLALSSALHRGWPFLFLVPLAIAAFAAWVANTEDGRRVWSNVLLALPGVATLRRYALAGRFARLVGVLLGGGAPLLTALDDTIESIGDPVARDDTLRIRTRVREGSSLRGALGDSRLFPPMLAQLVGVGEDAGQLREFLMKAADIFEERTERATQRLATFAEPAMIVMFGAIVAFVALSLLQAIYGINANSFK
- a CDS encoding leishmanolysin-related zinc metalloendopeptidase, which produces MTKLAISARAFTVAAAALLGLAAACSDSSVAPPVATTLTLSASAISLDAIGATQTVTAVVNDQHGQPMATAPITWTASAANVLVTGTAGTATIAAAANGTATVTATSGKATATITVTVAQIPTALQKLGGDAQLGAVNTTLVQPVGVRVVDRLNSPVANQGVTFTIASGGGSVASTTVTTGNDGVAATTWTLGKIASSTQQLTVVAGSLAPLTYSATAVAGAPANVLVAGGDKQSAVAGAALATAPQVLVTDAFTNPVSNATVTFTPVGDGSIQFPTATTNASGIAFAGRWTLGTTVGTKSLIASVGAVSVTFTASATGGAPSSVKINAGNNQTAAAGSAVATAPSVKVTDALGNAAAGAVVTFAVASGGGSVTGGTTTTDASGVATVGRWTLGSAAGTNTLTATVANVSPVTFTATATSTTPAAVSALFVSAGANQAATAGTAVPNAPSIVARDAAGNPVSGVTITFTASDGGTIGGSTSATVKTNTSGVAAPGAWILASTATLNTLTASTPGVSAVQLNAAACEPPNAAGFTITLCYRTSMTASQRAAFVNAAARWRSIITAKLPDVPVNISEGACDTGTPSLTNMTIDDVMIFAGIEPIDGAGSILGSAGWCFRRTGGLPVLGNMSFDVADMATLEANGTLNAVILHEMGHVLGIGTMWTTLGLLQNQSTSSVVNDTYFSGTAAVAAFNQVGGATYTLGQKVPVENTGGSGTINAHWRESVLRNELMTGFLNSGTNPLSVVTIGSLQDLGYSVNMAAADPLSLTLSIQSTLAPGAATVSVMNDGFRGKQSTIDSFGRVTRIR